In one Puniceicoccus vermicola genomic region, the following are encoded:
- a CDS encoding MarR family winged helix-turn-helix transcriptional regulator has product MSERSEAAQDLFDEVRKINNRLRWLGDTLHLDLGVTAAKRSLLLTLDREGPQTVPDLARERLVSRQVVQTQVNDLLEEGLVESQPNPRHRRSTLLALTSKGDRLIQKMLAKESELVKTSTYSPSTKELTVLREQLQKLRAGLEAIESEQAP; this is encoded by the coding sequence ATGAGTGAGAGAAGTGAAGCCGCCCAAGACTTATTCGATGAGGTCCGCAAGATCAACAATCGCTTGCGCTGGCTGGGGGACACTCTCCACCTCGATCTCGGGGTCACGGCCGCCAAGCGGAGCCTTCTTCTCACCCTCGACCGCGAAGGTCCTCAGACGGTTCCCGACCTCGCCCGCGAACGATTGGTCTCCCGACAAGTGGTCCAGACTCAGGTCAACGATCTCTTGGAGGAGGGCCTCGTCGAATCGCAACCGAACCCTCGGCACCGCCGCTCCACCCTGCTCGCACTCACCTCGAAAGGAGATCGGTTGATTCAGAAGATGCTCGCGAAAGAGTCCGAACTGGTGAAGACCTCGACCTACTCTCCGTCGACGAAGGAGCTTACGGTGTTGCGCGAACAACTGCAGAAACTGCGGGCAGGACTCGAGGCAATTGAATCCGAACAAGCCCCGTAG
- a CDS encoding zinc transporter ZntB: MSSQTDSSPLLCSYWFRPDGTAEKLEWQSIAQWQPGEGFLWIHLDRYSPEARQWLHRESGLSRILCDALLAEETRPRCDIVRENLLLILRGVNLNPGADPEDMVSIRLWSDGQRLISLRGPRVLAISDVEERIQSGEPLLSSGDLISLLSSRLIDRMGPVVDALQDDLDGVEESLIDKADAAARGPLSDVRRQAVALRRYVSPQRDVFARLSIEPLPWMSENNRSHLRESTDRITRHVEDLDAIRERAAVTQEELLARSQDRMNRNTYVLSLVAAVFLPLGFFTGLLGINVGGIPGTNSSIAFTVVCLALFLVGAIELLFFYFKKWF; this comes from the coding sequence ATGAGTTCTCAAACCGACTCCTCCCCTCTCCTCTGTTCCTATTGGTTTCGACCCGACGGAACGGCCGAAAAGCTGGAATGGCAGAGCATTGCCCAATGGCAGCCAGGCGAGGGATTCCTTTGGATCCACCTCGACCGCTACAGCCCAGAAGCCCGCCAATGGCTCCACCGGGAATCTGGCCTCTCGCGTATCCTCTGCGACGCCCTCCTCGCCGAAGAGACTCGCCCCCGGTGCGACATTGTTCGCGAGAATCTTCTCCTCATTCTCCGGGGGGTAAACCTGAATCCCGGCGCCGATCCAGAAGATATGGTCTCGATCCGCCTTTGGTCCGACGGGCAACGATTGATCAGTTTACGCGGCCCCCGTGTCCTCGCGATTTCAGACGTCGAGGAACGCATCCAATCCGGCGAACCCCTCCTCTCCTCCGGCGACCTCATTTCCCTCCTCTCTTCCCGGCTCATCGACCGCATGGGGCCCGTTGTCGACGCGCTCCAGGACGACCTTGACGGTGTCGAAGAATCCCTCATCGACAAAGCGGATGCCGCCGCCCGTGGCCCATTGAGCGACGTACGCCGCCAAGCCGTCGCTCTTCGCCGCTACGTTTCCCCACAGCGGGATGTCTTTGCCCGCCTTTCCATCGAGCCCCTTCCATGGATGTCGGAAAACAACAGATCCCATCTTCGCGAATCGACTGACCGGATTACCCGTCACGTGGAAGACCTCGACGCGATTCGCGAGCGAGCGGCGGTGACCCAGGAGGAATTACTCGCCCGCTCGCAGGACCGGATGAACCGCAACACCTATGTTCTATCCCTAGTGGCCGCCGTATTTCTTCCCCTCGGTTTCTTCACGGGATTGCTCGGGATCAACGTCGGCGGCATTCCGGGCACGAACTCCTCGATCGCGTTTACCGTCGTCTGCCTCGCGCTCTTTCTCGTCGGCGCCATTGAGCTCCTATTCTTCTATTTCAAAAAGTGGTTCTGA
- a CDS encoding DEAD/DEAH box helicase: protein MSTFKTIGISYSFLRELDRLKMRTPSDIQIQAYPFLSKGKDAWLNAPTGSGKTLAYLIPLLERTDTSTKDIQVAVIAPTQELAVQIHEAVRTLDANGNLAIRSQLLIGNASSKRQKEQLKKKKPHIVIGSSGRMIELVQAGKLKLHNVRAVSIDEADVMLSEDHIGNLEALLKRMPRDRQLVFSSATEKADAFRIAQEMGKEVAWVTGENIESDSTIEHFYVDSDYHHRADTLRKLLRAVQPQRALIFTHRNRGAKELGNGFERFDIPHAVLHGELSKFERESALKRFRTGTVPYLISSDVSARGLDIQGLTHIINFDIPTLPDDYLHRVGRTGRMGEAGVAISIVAGDEVRLIRRYEADLDITVKRGKLQGGVFDLSPANDSPAEDSSS, encoded by the coding sequence ATGTCGACTTTCAAAACTATAGGAATTTCCTATTCTTTTCTCCGTGAACTGGATCGACTGAAGATGCGAACCCCTTCCGACATCCAGATTCAGGCCTACCCTTTTCTCAGCAAAGGTAAGGATGCATGGCTCAATGCCCCTACGGGTAGCGGCAAGACTCTGGCCTACCTCATCCCCCTTCTGGAGAGGACCGACACGAGCACCAAGGATATTCAGGTCGCCGTGATCGCGCCGACGCAGGAACTGGCCGTGCAAATTCACGAGGCCGTCCGCACCCTTGATGCGAACGGGAATCTGGCCATTCGCAGTCAACTCCTCATCGGGAACGCTTCCTCGAAACGCCAAAAGGAACAGCTCAAGAAGAAGAAGCCACACATCGTCATTGGATCCTCCGGGCGAATGATCGAGCTGGTCCAAGCCGGAAAACTGAAACTCCATAATGTGCGGGCCGTCTCTATCGATGAAGCCGATGTGATGCTTTCCGAAGATCACATTGGCAATCTTGAGGCGCTACTGAAAAGAATGCCCCGCGACCGCCAACTCGTTTTCTCCTCCGCTACCGAAAAGGCCGACGCGTTCCGGATCGCTCAGGAAATGGGCAAGGAGGTCGCCTGGGTTACCGGCGAGAACATCGAGAGCGATTCCACAATCGAACACTTTTACGTCGACTCCGACTATCATCATCGAGCCGACACCTTGCGGAAGCTCCTGCGGGCCGTCCAGCCACAGCGAGCCCTCATCTTCACTCATCGCAACCGAGGGGCGAAGGAACTCGGCAATGGTTTTGAACGATTCGACATTCCCCATGCCGTCCTCCACGGCGAGTTGAGCAAGTTTGAGCGGGAGAGCGCCCTCAAACGTTTCCGCACCGGCACGGTCCCCTACCTAATTTCCTCGGACGTTTCCGCTCGCGGTCTCGATATCCAGGGTCTGACGCATATCATCAATTTTGATATACCGACACTCCCCGATGACTATTTGCACCGCGTCGGACGAACGGGGCGCATGGGAGAGGCGGGTGTAGCCATTTCCATCGTCGCGGGAGATGAAGTTCGCCTGATCCGTCGATACGAAGCCGATCTCGATATCACCGTGAAACGCGGAAAACTCCAGGGAGGGGTCTTCGATCTATCACCGGCAAACGACTCGCCGGCAGAGGATTCCTCCTCGTGA
- a CDS encoding TIGR01458 family HAD-type hydrolase, producing the protein MLKGIQGVLLDLSGTLYSGNERIEGTRKCLAELNERGIEYRFLTNTTTKSRSKIREKLASLKVEVDERLIITPMAAAREQIRKDGYLTANILVHEDARDDLGAIDESDDPDVVILGDLGDGYTYEVLNKAFRQLSNGAAFYALAKNRFFESNGELFLDMGAYVEALSYASHKQALCLGKPSETFFDRAVESLDLPKEAIAVVGDDLESDVLGAMDYGMKGVLVRTGKFSEETIKNVDREPDYVIDSIRDLPRLLD; encoded by the coding sequence ATGTTGAAAGGGATTCAAGGAGTGCTTCTGGATCTCTCGGGAACCCTTTACTCAGGGAACGAGAGAATTGAGGGGACTCGTAAGTGCCTCGCAGAATTGAATGAACGGGGAATCGAGTATCGGTTCCTCACCAATACGACCACAAAGTCGCGGTCCAAGATCCGGGAGAAACTGGCCTCGTTAAAAGTCGAAGTCGACGAACGCCTGATCATCACCCCCATGGCCGCAGCCCGGGAACAGATTCGGAAAGACGGATACCTCACCGCGAACATTCTCGTTCATGAGGATGCGAGGGACGACCTTGGAGCAATCGATGAGTCGGATGATCCGGATGTGGTCATTCTTGGAGACCTGGGGGATGGGTATACCTATGAGGTTTTGAATAAGGCCTTTCGGCAGCTTTCGAACGGTGCGGCCTTCTACGCGTTGGCCAAGAACCGGTTCTTCGAGTCGAATGGTGAGCTCTTTCTCGATATGGGCGCCTATGTCGAAGCCCTTTCGTACGCCAGCCATAAGCAGGCGCTTTGCCTAGGGAAACCCTCAGAAACCTTTTTTGACCGGGCGGTCGAATCGCTGGATCTTCCCAAGGAAGCGATTGCGGTGGTCGGAGATGATCTCGAGAGCGATGTTCTCGGTGCGATGGATTATGGAATGAAGGGAGTTCTGGTGCGGACGGGGAAATTCAGTGAAGAGACGATCAAGAATGTGGATCGGGAGCCGGACTATGTCATCGATTCCATTCGGGATCTCCCCCGATTGCTCGATTAG
- a CDS encoding peptidylprolyl isomerase: MSSETATIETTKGTMVVTFWEDVAPKTVENFKKLAKEGFYDGTAFHRIMKGFMIQGGDPLTKDEKKEHLWGTGDPGYKVKAEFNAKPHKKGVLSMARSAHPDSAGSQFFICLGDCSFLDGQYTGFGELESGVEVLEEIGETPCAYGAGGEKSRPTERVEVTKVTIG, translated from the coding sequence ATGAGTAGCGAAACTGCGACAATCGAGACAACCAAGGGCACGATGGTCGTTACGTTCTGGGAGGACGTAGCGCCGAAGACCGTGGAGAATTTCAAGAAGCTGGCCAAGGAGGGCTTTTACGACGGAACGGCTTTCCACCGGATCATGAAGGGCTTCATGATTCAGGGGGGCGATCCGCTGACCAAGGATGAGAAAAAAGAGCATCTTTGGGGAACGGGAGATCCTGGGTATAAGGTTAAGGCCGAGTTCAACGCCAAGCCCCATAAGAAAGGCGTGCTTTCCATGGCTCGCTCGGCGCATCCCGATTCAGCGGGATCCCAGTTCTTTATCTGCCTCGGGGATTGCTCCTTCCTCGATGGCCAATACACCGGTTTTGGTGAGCTGGAGTCGGGCGTCGAAGTCCTCGAAGAGATCGGCGAGACTCCTTGTGCCTACGGTGCTGGGGGAGAAAAAAGCCGCCCCACCGAGCGTGTTGAAGTCACCAAAGTGACCATCGGGTAA
- a CDS encoding MFS transporter, giving the protein MSKSSSPFPGTFGWHNATQFTGALNDNLFKLLIIYALAVAWPDKSVDTTLVVVGVLFALPFLLFLGAGGILADRFGKNRVVRGVKLAEIGVMGFGALSLFTGSGWMMLVTVFLMSTQSALFGPTKYGIIPELVGKEGISRANSFLQSATYAAIILGTAMAPEVSLWLGQNYGFAGLLCVGIAVVGYICSRKIASTPPSGGNRRMANLFYRDLVTSLREVHRDSFLALAVWGSAVFSLVGAYVQMNFLAYGEVILGLGREESTRLFFLTAIGIGAGALLAGRLSRRGIEFGLVPIATALMSVSCILLFTTDASTSVYLAGFYGFIMGVGAGFFLVPIESFIQFRSPPERVGGIVAASAWLSWVGVLGGALLLYVNTKWLGLDPAQGFLALAALLVVLTGVGIWVLPDFFARFFVFALTRFFYRVRVAGRENLPAQGPALLVANHAALMDAIWIISLQPRRVRFLVSRKYLEEKGWFLRTILKISGAIPIHEEDGPKAIAKALAEARKALEEGYIVGVFPEGRFTRTGHLLPFKQGFERIVKGTDIPILPIAIHGGFRTYAGLGLADESRLFHPGDFRREVYLSVGAAVPQTAQGADPKDQSLVDRVREAVSEEIIAAAHLRLQHSGNAGERFIRCARANRKRLAMADSEGKELKFGRVLAGAIALRGLLREELEGDPREVGVVLPPSIGGTLTNLALVLDRRVPVNLNFTMPEASFRSTVEQAGVKTVLTARRVLEKFPDLKIPGRLVFVEDLLARLSTSQRIRAGLIARLFPCSWILGRNPARADDPLAILFSSGTTNEPKGIVLTHGNILSNINSFEEVGRFRKKDRILGTLPFFHSLGLTVTVWMPMTQGVAVGYHSNPLEAAKIGEFSEKFHPTIILGTPSLLLGWARKIKPESFESVRWIVAGAEKLSPRIADFIEKRYGLRPYEGYGATECSPVVALNVPSADLDGYCQKGCEPGTVGRPLPNVRVRIVNPDTREILAPGEEGLIEVRGPNIFPGYLGAPEKSAEVLQDGWYRTGDIGHLDEDEFLTLTDRLSRFSKIGGEMISHSLVENELREALDFDADQLCVTSVPDEKRGERLVVVVVRDMDLTSQRLSEALSRTSLPNLWRPSPNSYVVVEKIPQLGTGKPDLMGIRRLATGEE; this is encoded by the coding sequence ATGTCGAAATCTTCTTCTCCCTTTCCCGGCACTTTTGGCTGGCACAACGCGACCCAGTTTACGGGGGCGCTGAACGATAATCTCTTCAAGCTCCTCATCATCTATGCTCTCGCGGTAGCTTGGCCGGATAAGAGCGTAGATACGACCCTGGTGGTGGTGGGCGTGCTTTTTGCCCTGCCGTTTCTGCTCTTCTTGGGCGCTGGCGGGATTCTAGCCGATCGCTTCGGGAAGAATCGGGTTGTCCGCGGGGTGAAGCTGGCGGAGATCGGGGTGATGGGTTTTGGGGCCCTGTCGCTCTTTACCGGATCCGGATGGATGATGCTGGTGACCGTTTTTCTGATGTCGACTCAGAGTGCGCTCTTCGGTCCGACGAAATATGGAATCATTCCCGAGCTGGTCGGGAAAGAAGGGATTTCCCGGGCCAATAGTTTTCTCCAGTCGGCGACCTACGCTGCGATCATCCTCGGCACCGCAATGGCTCCAGAAGTGAGTCTTTGGCTCGGTCAGAATTACGGATTCGCAGGCCTTCTCTGTGTCGGGATTGCCGTTGTGGGTTACATCTGCTCGCGGAAGATCGCCTCGACTCCGCCCAGTGGAGGCAATCGGCGTATGGCCAATTTGTTTTATCGGGATCTGGTTACAAGCCTGCGCGAAGTACACCGCGATAGTTTTCTGGCTCTCGCGGTTTGGGGCTCTGCCGTCTTCTCATTGGTGGGAGCATACGTGCAGATGAACTTTTTGGCATATGGGGAGGTTATTCTCGGGTTGGGCCGCGAGGAATCGACGCGCCTGTTCTTTCTGACCGCCATCGGAATCGGTGCAGGTGCCCTCCTCGCCGGTCGGTTGAGCCGCCGCGGGATTGAGTTCGGGTTAGTCCCGATTGCGACCGCACTGATGTCGGTGAGCTGTATTCTTCTTTTTACGACGGATGCGAGCACGAGTGTCTATCTCGCCGGATTCTATGGTTTTATCATGGGGGTCGGGGCTGGATTTTTCCTCGTGCCCATTGAGTCCTTCATCCAATTCCGAAGCCCCCCCGAGCGGGTCGGAGGTATCGTTGCAGCTTCCGCCTGGCTCAGCTGGGTGGGAGTGCTGGGCGGTGCGTTGCTTCTCTATGTGAATACAAAGTGGCTGGGGTTGGATCCGGCGCAAGGGTTCTTGGCTCTGGCAGCTCTGCTCGTGGTATTGACCGGGGTCGGTATCTGGGTCTTGCCGGACTTCTTCGCTCGCTTCTTCGTTTTTGCCCTCACTCGTTTCTTCTACCGAGTTCGGGTAGCGGGGCGTGAGAATCTTCCGGCTCAGGGCCCGGCTCTTCTCGTTGCCAATCATGCGGCGTTGATGGATGCGATCTGGATCATTTCGCTGCAGCCCAGGCGGGTCCGTTTCCTCGTCTCGCGAAAGTATCTTGAGGAGAAAGGTTGGTTCCTCCGCACGATCCTCAAGATCTCTGGGGCGATTCCGATTCACGAAGAAGACGGGCCGAAGGCGATTGCGAAAGCGCTGGCCGAGGCGCGGAAGGCGCTCGAGGAAGGGTACATCGTAGGTGTATTTCCCGAGGGCCGATTTACTCGCACCGGTCATCTCCTCCCGTTTAAACAAGGTTTTGAGCGCATTGTGAAGGGGACCGATATTCCCATTCTGCCGATCGCGATCCACGGAGGTTTTCGAACCTATGCGGGACTGGGGTTGGCCGATGAGTCGAGGTTGTTTCATCCGGGAGACTTTCGGCGTGAGGTCTATCTTTCCGTGGGTGCTGCGGTTCCTCAAACGGCCCAAGGCGCCGATCCTAAGGATCAATCTCTGGTCGACCGGGTGCGGGAGGCCGTGTCGGAGGAGATCATTGCTGCGGCCCATCTACGTCTTCAACATTCTGGGAACGCGGGTGAGCGATTTATCCGCTGCGCAAGGGCGAATCGAAAGCGGTTGGCCATGGCCGATTCCGAGGGGAAGGAGTTGAAGTTTGGCCGAGTCCTCGCCGGGGCCATTGCGTTGCGTGGATTGCTTCGGGAAGAGCTGGAAGGAGATCCTCGAGAGGTCGGAGTCGTCTTGCCTCCCTCGATCGGTGGCACCTTGACCAATCTTGCCCTCGTTCTCGATCGAAGGGTTCCGGTGAATCTCAACTTTACGATGCCCGAGGCTTCTTTTCGCTCAACGGTAGAGCAGGCCGGGGTGAAAACGGTCTTAACCGCCCGCAGGGTTTTGGAGAAGTTTCCGGATCTGAAGATCCCCGGGCGACTGGTCTTCGTTGAAGATCTTCTGGCGCGTCTGTCGACTTCCCAGCGAATCCGGGCGGGATTGATTGCGCGTCTCTTCCCCTGTTCCTGGATTCTGGGTCGAAATCCCGCGAGGGCCGATGATCCGCTTGCGATTCTTTTCAGCAGTGGAACTACGAACGAACCCAAAGGAATCGTTCTTACTCACGGCAATATTCTCTCCAATATCAATTCTTTTGAAGAGGTCGGACGCTTCCGCAAGAAGGATCGTATTCTCGGGACACTACCGTTTTTCCACTCCCTTGGGCTAACGGTTACCGTCTGGATGCCGATGACTCAGGGAGTCGCCGTGGGTTATCATTCGAATCCCCTGGAGGCTGCAAAAATCGGCGAGTTCTCGGAGAAGTTTCACCCGACGATTATCCTCGGCACTCCTTCTCTTCTTCTCGGGTGGGCTCGAAAAATTAAACCGGAATCCTTCGAATCCGTGCGGTGGATTGTCGCCGGGGCCGAGAAGTTGTCTCCGAGAATCGCCGATTTTATCGAGAAGCGGTATGGGTTGCGTCCTTACGAAGGATATGGAGCTACGGAATGTTCGCCAGTGGTGGCACTCAACGTTCCTTCGGCTGATCTGGATGGATACTGTCAAAAAGGTTGTGAGCCCGGCACGGTCGGGCGTCCGCTGCCGAATGTGCGGGTGCGTATTGTCAATCCGGACACGAGGGAGATTTTGGCGCCAGGGGAAGAGGGTCTGATCGAAGTTCGTGGGCCGAATATTTTTCCCGGATATCTCGGGGCGCCAGAGAAGTCGGCGGAAGTTTTGCAGGACGGATGGTATCGAACTGGTGACATCGGTCACTTGGACGAGGACGAGTTTCTGACTCTGACGGATCGCCTCTCGCGGTTTAGCAAAATTGGAGGTGAGATGATCTCGCATTCACTGGTGGAAAACGAGTTGCGGGAGGCTCTCGACTTTGATGCCGATCAACTTTGTGTCACCTCGGTTCCGGACGAGAAACGCGGAGAACGGCTGGTGGTTGTCGTCGTCCGTGATATGGACCTCACCTCCCAGCGTTTGTCAGAGGCTCTGAGCCGGACGAGTCTTCCCAATCTTTGGAGGCCGTCGCCCAACTCCTACGTCGTCGTGGAAAAGATCCCCCAATTGGGTACGGGGAAGCCTGATCTGATGGGGATTCGCAGGTTGGCCACCGGTGAGGAATGA
- a CDS encoding DUF4174 domain-containing protein, translating to MSFADSSPLKSYEWKNRIIVYRLPDKELPDLEKTIKADEEGIRDRDLIFLRLGTRPDIPSHHELSPEAIQELTERFHLDIDSPQPVFLLIGKDGGEKDRQTEDFDLREWFDRIDSMPMRQQEMR from the coding sequence ATGAGCTTCGCCGATTCCTCTCCCCTCAAATCCTACGAATGGAAGAACCGTATCATCGTTTATCGCCTGCCGGATAAGGAATTACCCGACCTCGAAAAGACAATCAAAGCCGACGAAGAAGGCATTCGAGACCGGGACCTCATATTTCTCCGGCTCGGCACAAGACCAGATATCCCTTCTCACCACGAACTCTCACCCGAGGCTATTCAAGAACTGACGGAGCGCTTCCATCTGGATATAGATTCTCCGCAGCCCGTTTTCCTTCTCATTGGAAAAGACGGAGGCGAGAAAGACCGTCAAACGGAGGATTTTGACCTTCGTGAATGGTTTGACCGTATCGATTCGATGCCAATGCGCCAGCAGGAGATGCGGTAG